The stretch of DNA CGAGGACATCGGCGAGATTCTCAAATTTCCCGGGCAGTTCATTTGGATCGGACTGCATGAACCGGACGAGCCGCTGCTGCGCCAGATCCAGCAGCAGTTTTCGCTGCACGACCTCGCGGTCGAGGACGCGCTGCGGGCCCACCAGCGGCCCAAGCTCGAAGAGTACGCCGACTCATTGTTCGTGGTGCTGCGCACCGCCCGCTGGCGCGACCAGCAGATCGACTTCGGCGAGACCCACATCTTCGTCGGCCCGCGTTACGTGGTCTCGGTGCGCCACGGTGCTTCGCTCTCTTACGCCGACGTACGCACCCGCTGCGAGAGCACCCCGCGGCTGCTGCGCAAGGGGCCGGGGTTCGTGCTTTACGCCCTGATGGACTTCGTCGTCGACCACTACTTCCCGATCGTCGATGCGCTGCAAGAGCGGCTGGAGAGCTTCGAGGAGAAGATCTTCCGCGGCGGTTTCGACCGCCACACAACCGAAGAGATCTACGCCCTCAAGCGCGACCTGGTTGCCCTCAAGCGGGCGGTGTCGCCGCTGGTCGAGGTCTGCAATCGCCTGGTGCGATTCGACGTCGAGCTGGTACCCGAAGACGTGCGGGTCTACTTCCGCGACGTCTACGACCACGTGATCCGGATCAACGAATCGGTCGATGGTCTGCGCGAGTTGCTGACCACGGCGCTCGAAGCCAATCTCTCGCTGATCTCCGTCGGTCAAAACGAGGTCACCAAGAAGCTGGCCGCCTGGGCCGCCATTTTGGCGGTGCCGACGATGATCGCGGGCGTGTACGGCATGAACTTCGACTTCATGCCCGAACTGCACTGGCGTTATGGCTACGCCGCGATCATGGGCGCCATGGTCGGCATCTGCGGCTTGCTCTACGCGCAATTCAAGCGCACCGGCTGGCTGTGAAGGCGACCATGGCCACGGCTCGCACGGATGGAACAGCGCTGCCACGCTCGCGGTTCGCCGCTCCCACGCGCGGTGGCATGGGCGCGGTCATCTGCTTGGTGGTGGCCGTGGCCGTGCCGGCGGTGGAGCTGCGGGCGCAAGAATCGCCGCCGGCTAAGACGCTTGCCGATTGCATAGCGCTCGCGCTCGACAACCATCCGCGCCTAAAAGCGGCGGCGGCCACGGCTGCCGCCGGCGCCGCGCGGGCGCGCCAGGCGCTCGCCAACTACCTGCCACAAGTCAGCGCCACTTACAGCGCCAACCGGCGCAATACCAGCGCCGCGGCGGGTACGGGCACCAACCTCGGCACCCAGGCCGATACCTTCAATTTCTACAGCACCGGCGTCAGCTTCTCGCAGCTGCTGTTCGACTTCGGCCAGGCGTTGCACGGCATCCGCGCCGCCCGGGCGAACCAGCAAGCGCTCGCCGCTGATGCCACCAGCGAGCGCGAAATCGTCATCGTCACCGTCAAGCGCGCCTATTTCGACCTGCTAGCCGCGCGCCGCCTGCTGGCCGTCGCCGAGCAGACCGTGCGCCAGAGCCAGCAGCAGCTGGAGTTGGCGCACGGGCGCTTCGACGTGGGTCTGGCCCCCAAGTTCGACGTCACCCGCGCGCAGGTGCAACTCGCCAGCGCGGAACTGAACCAGCTGACCGCGCGCAACAACGTCGCGCTGGCGCGCGAGACCCTCGCCAACGCCCTCGGCCTCACCGGCGCGCTCGACTTCGAGATCCTCGATACCCTCGATGCCCACGAACTCCACGTCAGCGAAAGCGAGGCGCTGGCGGCCGCCTACGATCACCGGCCGGAGCTGCACTCGCTGCGCGCGCAGCAACTGGCCGCCACCGAGCAAGTCGCCGCGCTGCAAACGAGATACCTGCCGTACGTCACCGGCGGTGGCAACTACACCTGGACCGGCAGCGACTATCCGCTACAATCGAGCTGGAATCTGGGTGCCAGCGTGAACCTCTCGATTTTCAACGGCGGGCTGACAGCGGCGCAGATCGGCGAGGCCAAAGCCAACCTCTCGCAGGTGCAGTTCACCGCCGAGGTCACCCGGCAGACTATCGCGCTCGAAGTGCGCCAAGCCGCGCTCAATCTCGAACAAGCGGCCGAGAGCATCCGCGTCTCCGAGAAAGGCGAGCAGCAGGCACGCGAGAATCTCGAACTCGCCACCGGCCGCTACCATGCTGGGGTCGGCAGCATCATCGAGCTGACCGACGCCCAGGCCGCGTTCACCAGCGCCGAAGCCAGCCACGTGCAGTCGCTGTACAGCTATCAGACGGCGGTGGCGGCGCTGGAGAAGGCCACGGCCGTGCCTTATACCGCTGCGGTTCGTTAGCCCGCCCATGCCGCGCCGAATTCGCGCTGTCAGCCTTGCGCTCAAGGGCTCGACTGTCCTGGCCGCCGGGTTGTTGTCACTCGTGGTGGCGTGTAGCAATGACGACACCGGCGGCGGCTATCTCACCGAAGCCGTGGACCGCGGCACCATTGCCGCCACCGTTACCGCCACCGGCACGGTCAACCCGGTCACCACCGTCCAAGTGGGCACCTACGTGTCCGGCCCGATTCGTGCCCTCGACGTCGACTACAACTCCCCGGTGAAGAAAGGCCAGCGAGTGGCGAAGATCGACCCGGCCCCGTTCCAGGTCAAGGTGCAGAAGGCCGAAGCCAGCCTGGCCACGGCGCGGGCGCGCGTGCGCAAGTCGCGCACCGACTTGGCGCTCAAGCAGCTGACGCTCGAGCGGATGCAGGAGTTGCGTGCCAAGAACCTGATCCCGCCCAACGACCTCGATACCGCCAAGAGCACCCACGAACAGGCGCTGGC from Deltaproteobacteria bacterium encodes:
- the corA gene encoding magnesium/cobalt transporter CorA — encoded protein: MSMVVNCAAYADGRKIGPVDIEDIGEILKFPGQFIWIGLHEPDEPLLRQIQQQFSLHDLAVEDALRAHQRPKLEEYADSLFVVLRTARWRDQQIDFGETHIFVGPRYVVSVRHGASLSYADVRTRCESTPRLLRKGPGFVLYALMDFVVDHYFPIVDALQERLESFEEKIFRGGFDRHTTEEIYALKRDLVALKRAVSPLVEVCNRLVRFDVELVPEDVRVYFRDVYDHVIRINESVDGLRELLTTALEANLSLISVGQNEVTKKLAAWAAILAVPTMIAGVYGMNFDFMPELHWRYGYAAIMGAMVGICGLLYAQFKRTGWL
- a CDS encoding TolC family protein, with the protein product MATARTDGTALPRSRFAAPTRGGMGAVICLVVAVAVPAVELRAQESPPAKTLADCIALALDNHPRLKAAAATAAAGAARARQALANYLPQVSATYSANRRNTSAAAGTGTNLGTQADTFNFYSTGVSFSQLLFDFGQALHGIRAARANQQALAADATSEREIVIVTVKRAYFDLLAARRLLAVAEQTVRQSQQQLELAHGRFDVGLAPKFDVTRAQVQLASAELNQLTARNNVALARETLANALGLTGALDFEILDTLDAHELHVSESEALAAAYDHRPELHSLRAQQLAATEQVAALQTRYLPYVTGGGNYTWTGSDYPLQSSWNLGASVNLSIFNGGLTAAQIGEAKANLSQVQFTAEVTRQTIALEVRQAALNLEQAAESIRVSEKGEQQARENLELATGRYHAGVGSIIELTDAQAAFTSAEASHVQSLYSYQTAVAALEKATAVPYTAAVR